One region of Flavobacterium sp. KACC 22763 genomic DNA includes:
- a CDS encoding DUF3667 domain-containing protein: MKIICKNCETHNYPNFNYCPECSQKVNLHRISPHEIFHEAIHYFTHADKGIFQLIKNLTLKSGVVAKEYINGKRKKYFPPLNFFLLVAAIFVFISNIPKETPPVDIQKENQELSTISDPIQKEKIVHLYERKEKMTHFMRKYSNLMAMMALPLTAFFFWLFYKKENYNYTEHLVAGMYMLGFCILVNTLLILPISLLFHLSPNYQTLFFLLFQLFYFTLFYYNFLNKSTKLQLVKAFSISAFGIISWGIISGFTVNAYVSSGFWGIIK, translated from the coding sequence CATTTGTAAAAATTGTGAGACACACAATTACCCAAATTTTAATTATTGTCCTGAGTGCAGTCAAAAAGTTAATTTGCATCGTATAAGTCCGCACGAGATTTTTCATGAAGCAATTCATTATTTTACACATGCTGACAAAGGCATTTTTCAGCTCATCAAAAATTTGACTTTAAAAAGTGGAGTTGTTGCTAAGGAATACATCAATGGCAAAAGAAAAAAATACTTTCCTCCACTAAATTTTTTCTTGTTAGTTGCTGCGATCTTTGTTTTCATTTCCAATATACCAAAAGAAACACCTCCGGTCGACATTCAAAAAGAAAATCAGGAACTTAGCACTATTTCAGACCCCATTCAAAAAGAAAAAATCGTGCATCTTTATGAGAGAAAAGAAAAAATGACTCATTTCATGAGAAAATACTCCAATTTAATGGCAATGATGGCTTTACCTCTTACAGCGTTCTTTTTCTGGCTGTTTTACAAAAAAGAGAACTACAACTATACAGAACATCTGGTAGCAGGTATGTATATGCTCGGTTTTTGCATATTAGTCAATACGCTACTAATCTTGCCGATTTCACTATTATTCCACCTATCACCCAATTATCAGACTTTGTTTTTTCTATTGTTTCAGCTTTTTTATTTTACGCTCTTTTATTACAATTTTTTAAATAAAAGCACCAAACTTCAATTAGTAAAAGCATTTTCTATAAGTGCTTTCGGAATTATCTCTTGGGGAATTATTTCAGGATTTACTGTAAACGCATATGTATCCAGTGGATTTTGGGGGATCATAAAATAA
- the atpD gene encoding F0F1 ATP synthase subunit beta — MSKVIGKVAQIIGPVVDVVFNGKDVELPKIYDSLEVTKKDGTILVLEVQSHIGENTVRTISMDSTDGLSRGYEVVGTGSPIQMPIGPDVYGRLFNVVGDAIDGLGDLPKSGENGLPIHRPAPKFEDLSTSSEVLFTGIKVIDLIEPYAKGGKIGLFGGAGVGKTVLIQELINNIAKGHGGLSVFAGVGERTREGNDLLREMLESGIIKYGDDFMHSMENGGWDLSKVDMPGMRESKATFVFGQMNEPPGARARVALSGLSIAEYFRDGAGSDQGKDVLFFVDNIFRFTQAGSEVSALLGRMPSAVGYQPTLATEMGAMQERITSTNKGSITSVQAVYVPADDLTDPAPATTFAHLDATTVLSRKIAELGIYPAVDPLDSTSRILTPQILGNEHYDCAQRVKEILQKYKQLQDIIAILGMEELSEEDKLAVARARRVQRFLSQPFHVAEQFTGIPGVLVDIKDTIKGFNMIIDGELDHLPEAAFNLKGSIQDAIEAGEKMLAEA, encoded by the coding sequence TCAAATCATTGGACCAGTAGTAGACGTAGTTTTCAACGGTAAAGATGTTGAACTTCCAAAAATTTATGATTCACTAGAAGTCACTAAAAAAGACGGAACTATCTTAGTTCTAGAAGTACAATCTCACATTGGTGAAAACACTGTTCGTACCATTTCTATGGATTCAACAGACGGTTTAAGCAGAGGATATGAAGTAGTTGGAACTGGAAGCCCAATCCAAATGCCAATCGGTCCAGACGTATATGGAAGATTATTTAATGTTGTTGGAGATGCCATTGACGGTTTAGGTGATTTGCCAAAATCTGGAGAGAACGGTTTGCCAATCCACAGACCAGCACCAAAATTTGAAGATTTATCAACTTCATCTGAAGTTTTATTTACAGGTATCAAAGTAATCGATTTGATTGAGCCTTACGCAAAAGGAGGTAAAATTGGATTGTTTGGTGGTGCTGGAGTAGGTAAAACGGTATTGATTCAGGAGTTGATCAACAATATCGCAAAAGGTCACGGTGGACTTTCAGTATTCGCTGGAGTAGGTGAAAGAACACGTGAAGGAAATGACTTGCTTCGTGAGATGTTAGAGTCAGGAATTATTAAATACGGTGATGATTTCATGCACTCTATGGAAAATGGAGGATGGGATTTATCTAAAGTAGATATGCCAGGAATGAGAGAGTCTAAAGCTACTTTCGTTTTCGGACAAATGAATGAGCCACCTGGAGCTCGTGCACGTGTGGCACTTTCAGGATTATCTATCGCTGAGTATTTCCGTGATGGAGCTGGATCAGATCAAGGTAAAGACGTATTGTTCTTCGTTGATAACATCTTCCGTTTTACACAAGCGGGTTCTGAGGTATCAGCACTTTTAGGACGTATGCCTTCTGCGGTAGGTTACCAACCAACATTAGCAACTGAGATGGGTGCAATGCAAGAGCGTATTACATCTACAAACAAAGGATCTATTACATCTGTACAAGCGGTTTACGTTCCTGCGGATGACTTAACTGACCCGGCGCCGGCTACAACTTTCGCGCACTTAGATGCTACAACTGTATTGTCTCGTAAAATTGCTGAGTTAGGTATCTATCCTGCGGTTGACCCGTTAGATTCTACTTCTAGAATCTTAACTCCTCAAATTTTAGGAAACGAGCACTACGACTGTGCACAAAGAGTAAAAGAAATTCTTCAAAAATACAAACAATTACAAGATATCATCGCGATCCTTGGTATGGAGGAGTTATCTGAAGAAGATAAACTTGCAGTAGCAAGAGCACGTCGTGTACAACGTTTCTTGTCTCAGCCATTCCACGTAGCAGAGCAATTTACAGGTATCCCAGGTGTATTAGTTGATATTAAAGATACTATCAAAGGATTTAACATGATTATCGATGGTGAGTTAGATCACCTTCCAGAAGCAGCTTTCAACTTGAAAGGTTCTATTCAAGATGCAATCGAAGCTGGAGAGAAAATGTTAGCTGAAGCTTAA
- a CDS encoding FoF1 ATP synthase subunit delta/epsilon gives MILEIVSPEAKLFSGEVTSVTLPGVNGSFQILNHHAPIVSILEEGTIKIAAPSFSFSKEAADKFTRVNDQTYTLGIKSGTIEMKNNKIIVLVD, from the coding sequence ATGATTTTAGAAATAGTATCACCAGAAGCGAAATTATTTTCAGGAGAGGTAACATCAGTTACTTTGCCAGGAGTTAACGGAAGCTTTCAGATTTTAAATCATCACGCCCCAATTGTTTCAATCTTAGAAGAAGGAACAATTAAAATTGCAGCTCCAAGCTTCAGTTTTTCTAAAGAGGCTGCTGATAAGTTTACGAGAGTTAATGACCAAACTTATACTTTAGGGATTAAGTCAGGAACAATCGAAATGAAAAACAATAAGATAATTGTATTAGTTGACTAA